One genomic segment of Candidatus Margulisiibacteriota bacterium includes these proteins:
- the ruvC gene encoding crossover junction endodeoxyribonuclease RuvC, whose protein sequence is MIILGIDPGYAITGYAVIESKGNSFYPVVYDHIATSSKLDFFARMMEINIHLKKLLKKYKPEVLAIEKIFFSKNTKTAINVAQVRGAIIQEVLNHSLEVYEYSPNEVKLAVTGYGAASKMQMQKMVKSLLNLPEIPRPDDTADALAVAICHQNSAIYSMLKRRLQNV, encoded by the coding sequence ATGATTATACTAGGTATAGACCCCGGTTATGCTATTACGGGCTATGCTGTCATCGAAAGCAAGGGGAACAGCTTTTATCCTGTAGTTTACGACCATATAGCGACTTCTTCCAAACTGGATTTTTTTGCCAGGATGATGGAGATTAATATTCATCTGAAAAAACTTTTAAAAAAATATAAACCGGAAGTGCTGGCCATTGAAAAAATTTTTTTTTCCAAAAACACCAAAACCGCCATTAATGTGGCTCAGGTGCGCGGGGCCATCATCCAGGAGGTTTTAAACCATAGTCTGGAGGTTTATGAATACTCTCCCAATGAAGTAAAACTGGCTGTGACCGGCTATGGAGCGGCTTCCAAGATGCAAATGCAGAAAATGGTCAAAAGTCTGCTCAATCTGCCGGAAATACCCCGACCTGACGACACGGCAGATGCCTTGGCTGTAGCCATATGCCACCAAAATTCAGCCATATATTCCATGCTTAAAAGGAGGCTACAAAATGTATAG
- a CDS encoding phosphopantothenoylcysteine decarboxylase has product MKHQILVTAGNTWAPLDKVRVITNIFSGETGLTIAHKLAKKGFKVSVLLGDIRINLKKFRHKNLKIIRALTFKAFYKKIKKEVKKQKYSVLIHAAAISDFYLKKPLKGKIKSKKKLKLKLNPTPKIADKIKKWDPDIILIKFKLEADIKKKKLLKTALKSKDSSKANLVIANKLPCKKQHVFYLIKSKKQYVKLKGKKTLAKKLAKILKKELT; this is encoded by the coding sequence ATGAAACATCAAATACTTGTTACTGCCGGAAATACCTGGGCTCCTCTGGACAAGGTAAGAGTAATTACCAACATATTTTCCGGAGAGACAGGGCTCACCATAGCTCACAAACTGGCAAAAAAAGGCTTCAAGGTATCGGTTCTTCTGGGTGACATTCGCATAAACTTAAAAAAATTCAGGCATAAAAACCTTAAAATTATCCGCGCCCTTACCTTTAAAGCCTTCTATAAAAAAATTAAAAAGGAAGTAAAAAAGCAAAAATATTCCGTACTTATCCATGCAGCGGCTATCTCGGATTTTTATTTAAAAAAGCCATTAAAAGGGAAAATAAAATCCAAAAAAAAATTGAAACTTAAATTAAACCCTACTCCGAAAATCGCTGATAAAATTAAAAAATGGGACCCGGACATTATTCTTATAAAGTTTAAACTGGAAGCCGATATAAAAAAGAAAAAACTTCTGAAGACAGCACTGAAAAGCAAGGACAGTTCCAAGGCAAATCTGGTCATTGCCAACAAACTGCCTTGTAAGAAACAGCATGTTTTTTATCTGATAAAATCCAAAAAACAGTACGTCAAACTCAAAGGTAAAAAAACGCTGGCCAAAAAGCTGGCTAAAATCCTGAAAAAAGAACTTACATGA
- a CDS encoding sulfurtransferase TusA family protein produces the protein MATKQLNLKGLPCPQPTLKMTIEANSCKAGDIIEAVADCPTFVDDVKNWCQRMKKTLIWVKDEGSGVKKIQVQI, from the coding sequence ATGGCTACAAAACAATTAAACCTTAAAGGACTCCCTTGTCCTCAACCTACTCTAAAAATGACTATCGAAGCAAATTCCTGCAAAGCCGGGGATATTATAGAAGCTGTAGCCGATTGTCCTACTTTTGTAGATGACGTTAAAAATTGGTGCCAGAGAATGAAAAAAACTTTAATTTGGGTTAAAGATGAAGGCTCAGGTGTAAAAAAAATTCAGGTTCAAATCTAG
- a CDS encoding flavoprotein: MQQKILIGITGGIAAYKTIELIHLLKKDGHSVKVILTPTGQQFVTTLTIKTMSGYSPYLDNQETIADDIEHIELAKWADLMVVAPATANTLAKLAHGLADNLLTGTILALPQKTPLYIAPAMNTRMWDNKITQTNLKSLKKYYPQIQIIPPRVSTLACEETGMGAMATIEEILAVLRKKLK; this comes from the coding sequence ATGCAGCAAAAAATACTTATAGGAATTACCGGTGGTATCGCCGCTTATAAAACCATCGAGCTTATCCATCTTCTCAAAAAAGACGGGCATTCAGTCAAGGTCATTCTTACTCCCACGGGCCAGCAATTTGTTACGACATTGACCATCAAAACCATGTCCGGCTATTCTCCCTATCTGGATAATCAGGAAACAATAGCTGATGATATCGAGCATATAGAACTGGCCAAATGGGCGGACCTGATGGTAGTGGCACCGGCAACAGCCAACACTCTGGCCAAACTGGCACATGGCCTGGCTGATAATCTGCTTACCGGCACCATTCTTGCCCTGCCGCAAAAAACACCATTATATATAGCTCCGGCTATGAACACCCGTATGTGGGATAATAAAATAACTCAAACCAATCTTAAATCATTAAAAAAATACTATCCTCAAATACAAATAATTCCCCCGCGCGTGAGCACACTGGCCTGTGAAGAAACAGGGATGGGTGCTATGGCCACAATTGAGGAGATCCTAGCGGTTCTCAGGAAAAAACTGAAATAA
- the ruvA gene encoding Holliday junction branch migration protein RuvA — protein MYSYFTGNLQEIFEQYLVLDVNNIGYQIFISRKDYDYFQAFLGQQITIYIYLNIKEDSHTLFGFSSPQTKEIFNILLSISGIGPKSAINILSELSVDQLVAAVLTNDLFPLTSVSGIGKKTAERMILELKDKFKNMEVPGGAADTLLQKIPGHITQEAADALATLGFNPAEIKRTLQAIRNQLTKEMTVEQIVTLALRSKSKL, from the coding sequence ATGTATAGTTATTTTACAGGAAATCTACAGGAAATATTTGAACAATACCTGGTACTGGATGTGAATAATATAGGTTATCAAATTTTTATTTCCAGAAAAGATTATGATTATTTTCAGGCTTTTCTGGGCCAGCAGATAACTATCTACATTTACCTGAACATCAAGGAAGACAGTCATACCTTATTCGGATTTTCCAGCCCGCAGACCAAAGAAATTTTCAATATTCTGCTGAGTATCTCAGGCATTGGGCCAAAATCAGCGATAAACATTCTTTCAGAGTTGAGCGTAGACCAGCTTGTGGCCGCTGTTCTGACCAACGACCTCTTCCCGCTGACCTCGGTTTCCGGTATAGGCAAAAAAACAGCTGAACGTATGATACTGGAACTGAAAGACAAATTCAAAAACATGGAAGTGCCGGGTGGCGCGGCAGACACTCTTTTGCAAAAAATCCCGGGGCATATAACTCAGGAAGCGGCTGACGCTCTGGCAACTCTGGGTTTTAATCCAGCGGAAATAAAACGTACTTTACAGGCTATCCGCAACCAGCTGACCAAAGAAATGACCGTGGAACAAATAGTAACTCTGGCGCTGCGCAGTAAAAGCAAACTTTAG